The Acidimicrobiia bacterium genome contains the following window.
CCGTCGGTGGCGCTGAACGCGACGAACAGCAGCGCCGGGACGACCATGCCCCCGACCGCAGCGAACACCGGAAGGGCGGCGGTCTTGGCGTGGCGGAGCTCCCCGTCGACGAACTCCCGTTTGATCTCGAGCCCGACCACGAAAAAGAACAGCGTCATGAGCCCGTCGCTCACCCAGTGCCGCAGGTCGAGCGTGATGGCGACATCGCCGACGCCAAGCGTCAGCGCCTGCGACCAGATGTCGCGATACGACGTGGCGTCGAGGTTCGCCCAGGCCAAGGCCGCCGCCGCCGCGACCAGCAGCCCGAGGCCCGACAGCGCCTCCACCGAAACGAACTCCTGGCCAAGCGGCGGCAGGAGTCGCCTCGCCTTGGACAACGGGGAATGCTTACGAGGACTCAATGGTCGGCCTCCGGCGCGCGCGTCTACGGATGCCGACCAGACTTCCCGGCTCGCCGGACTCAGCCTACAAGCAGTACCGGCTCAGACGTACGGGATCTCGTCGACACATGTCGCCACTCAAGGCAAGTGTGCGACTGGCACGCTGCGTGCGATGGGGTCAGACAGGCGCGGGCAACACGACGCAGAACCGACTGCCGTGGCTGGGAGCCGCCTCGACCCAGATGCGCCCGCCGTGTCGATCGACGATTCGCCGGCAGATCGCCAGGCCTAGACCGGAACCGCGCGGAGTGTCGCCAGCCTGGGCGCGATGGAAGGGTGAGAAGATCTGGTCTCGTTGTTCGGGCGGACGCCGATGCCGTTGTCGGTCACGCGTACGCACCACCGCGGTGCACAACGTCATGACCTGACCCGGCGCTTCAGCGGTATTCGTCGTGGCGTCGGAGCCAGGCCATCGTCCACTCGAGGTCGTCTTCGTCTCGTCCCTTCGGGGTCAGGTCGAGGAGTTGATACGCGCCGTTGAATGCGTCGAGACCGCGCGCGTAGCAGGAGTATGTGTGGAAGACCTCGTCGCCGCGGCGTGCGAACGCGCTGAGACCGGCGAGCTCTTCGGGCGGGTCAGCGGCCGGCGCGTAGTTGTAGACCGACGCATGCGTGATGCCGAAGTCGACGTTGAAGTCGGTACCGAGGGTTGAGACCCACGGGAACGTCCAGCCCATGCGTCGGCGATACGCGAGCAGGCGATCCAGCGACGCACGGGACGCAGCCAAGAAGGTGACGTCGCGGGCTGCGAGATGAACGCCGACGCCGTCGAACGAATCGGCCCAGAACGAGCAGCTCGGGCAACCCTCAGGCCAGTCGGGACCAAACATGAAGTGGTACACGAGTAGCTGACTGCGATCCTCGAACAGCTCGACGAGGGATCGCGAGCCGTCTTCGGTGTCGAATACGTAGTCCTTCTCGATCCGTACCCAGGGCAGGGCTCTGCGTTGGCGGCTCAGCTCATCGCGCTGGCGGGTGAGGGCCTTTTCGCCCTCGAGCAAGGCGAGGCGTGCTTGCAGCCACTCGTCGCGACTCGCGACGGCTGGCTCGCTCACGGCTGACGGCCGAGAAACGCGGCGAGCTGATCGGTCGAGCTGGTTTCGTCGCCGACGGGGATCTCGGGATCAAAGCCGGCGAACGATCGGATCTCGTCGGTGACGAAACCTCGACCGATGCCCAGCACGGTCGCGGCGACCGCTTCGGGCAAATCGCCGTCTTGTCCGGTCGCGCGCGCGATGTCCCACGAGTGGGTAGCCGTGTCGAGGAGATTGATGCTCAAACCGGCGTGCGCGGGCATCGGTCCCGCGCCGATGTTGACCTCACCGTCGAGACCCCGTGCCTGCCATGCCGCGAGCGTGCGGTCGGCCTCGGTGCGGAACTGCCCGCGCAGATCGGACTCGAGCGGGTACGAGTTCATGTCGGCCAGGAGCTCTTCGCCGTTCGCGCCGCGGCCCATGTTCACGACCACACCGAACGTGTGACCGAGCAGGGCGCGCACATCCCAGTCTCGACACGGGGTCGGGGCGTCGAGCTGCTCGGGTTTTATGCCCGCCACGATCGTGGTGGCGTGGTCGAAGGTCTGAGCCAATGCGTCGAGCAGTTCCATGGTTCTCCTTCGGTGGGTGGCTTGCGTCAGCCCGTGGTATGTAAGAAGATACTTACATGTCTGCCAGCGCCGCGCCAGATCAGATCGACCTGGTCGCACATGCTCTGGCCGACCCGACCCGTCGGGGTCTGTTGCGGCTCGTTCGTGACGAGGAGCGGCCCGCCGGCGAGCTGGCGGCGGCATTCCCGCAGATCAGCCGGCCCGCGGTGTCCCAACACCTCCGGTTGCTGCGGGAGGCGGGGTTGGTGAGCATTCGTCCCGCGGGCAACCGCCGGCTGTATCGGGCCCAGGCGGACGGGTTGGGCGACATGTGGCGGTTCATCGACGGGATGTGGACCGATCGGCTCACCAAGCTGAGGCGCGCGGCCGAACAGGCCGAACGAGCCAAACCGAAACGGAGGAAGCAGTGACCGAGACTTCCGCCGCCACGACCACGATCGAGCAGACGGTGCGGATCGCGGCGTCACCCGAGACCCTCTGGGCGTTCTGGACGGATCCGACGCGACTCGCTGAGTGGTGGGGCAGCGAGGCCGAAGTGGTTGCCGAGCCGGGTGGAGTGTTCCGTGTGGTCATGGAGTCCGGTCCGATCATGCGAGGCACGTTCACCGAGCTCGACCCGCCGAACCGGCTCGTCTTCACCTTCGGGTGGGAGCAGAACGCACCTGGCGAACCGCTGGCGCCAGGATCAACCCTCGTCGAGGTCACCCTGACGCCCGACGACGGCGAAACCGTCCTTGTCCTGCGTCATTCCGAGATGCCCGCGACCCACGCCGCAGACCATGAGCAGGGTTGGCAGCACTTCGTCGGCGAACGCCTCGTCGCAGTGGCGACGGGCACATGACGATGTCAGCGCGCCCATCCACAACCGAAGCTGTCCCATGAGCGTCGATGTCGTCACTGAGATCACGATCGCGCGCCGCGTCGAGGCGGTTGCGGCGTACGCCACCGATCCGTCGAACGCACCGGAGTGGTACCTCAACATCGACACCGTCGAGTGGTTGACGCCGCCACCGGCGCGAGTGGGGTCAAAGGTTGCGTTCGTGGCCCGCTTCTTGGGTCGCCGCCTGGCGTACACCTACGAGCTCGTCGACCTCGTGCCCGGTGAGCGCCTCGTCATGCGCACTGCCGACGGCCCGTTCCCGATGGAGACCACCTACACATGGACCGCGCCGAGTCCCGAGGCGACGCACATGGTGTTGCGCAACCGCGGCGAGCGAGCGGGTTCTCGAAGGTGACCGGCCCGT
Protein-coding sequences here:
- a CDS encoding DUF899 domain-containing protein, which translates into the protein MSEPAVASRDEWLQARLALLEGEKALTRQRDELSRQRRALPWVRIEKDYVFDTEDGSRSLVELFEDRSQLLVYHFMFGPDWPEGCPSCSFWADSFDGVGVHLAARDVTFLAASRASLDRLLAYRRRMGWTFPWVSTLGTDFNVDFGITHASVYNYAPAADPPEELAGLSAFARRGDEVFHTYSCYARGLDAFNGAYQLLDLTPKGRDEDDLEWTMAWLRRHDEYR
- a CDS encoding TIGR03086 family metal-binding protein, which produces MELLDALAQTFDHATTIVAGIKPEQLDAPTPCRDWDVRALLGHTFGVVVNMGRGANGEELLADMNSYPLESDLRGQFRTEADRTLAAWQARGLDGEVNIGAGPMPAHAGLSINLLDTATHSWDIARATGQDGDLPEAVAATVLGIGRGFVTDEIRSFAGFDPEIPVGDETSSTDQLAAFLGRQP
- a CDS encoding metalloregulator ArsR/SmtB family transcription factor — its product is MSASAAPDQIDLVAHALADPTRRGLLRLVRDEERPAGELAAAFPQISRPAVSQHLRLLREAGLVSIRPAGNRRLYRAQADGLGDMWRFIDGMWTDRLTKLRRAAEQAERAKPKRRKQ
- a CDS encoding SRPBCC domain-containing protein, whose amino-acid sequence is MTETSAATTTIEQTVRIAASPETLWAFWTDPTRLAEWWGSEAEVVAEPGGVFRVVMESGPIMRGTFTELDPPNRLVFTFGWEQNAPGEPLAPGSTLVEVTLTPDDGETVLVLRHSEMPATHAADHEQGWQHFVGERLVAVATGT